TACTAAAATAGCCAATAAACAAGGATTAGAGTTTCTTGACTCGGCATTAGATTCAATTCAAGTAAAATATGAAATTAACCCAGAAGAACTAAAGAGAATTCCCAAAACAGGGCCGTTTATTGCGATATCAAATCACCCCTATGGTGGAATCGACGGTATGTTAAGCATTAAGTTGATGGTTGAGACTCGACCTGATTTCAAGAATCTTGGCAATTACCTTATTCAGAAAATACCTCAACTTCAGGAATTTATTATCCCAGTTGATCCATTTGAGGGAAAAAATAACAAGTTCAATAGCGTTGGCGGAATTAAAACGGCATTAAATCATATAAAAGAGGGCAAAGCATTGGGAATTTTCCCTGCTGGAGAAGTTTCAACCTATCATAACAATGAGGATGAGGGAGCTGTCGACCGCCAATGGCAGCTTTCCATGATTAAATTCATTCGAAAAGCTGAAGTACCTGTAGTCCCTATCTTTTTTCAGGGAACCAATAGCAGGTTGTTTCACCTACTTGGGCTAATCCATCCATCTCTCCGAACAGCTAAACTACCGTCGGAGATGCTCAACAAGAGGAATAAAGTTATCAAAATTCGCATTGGCAATCCGATATCGGTTCAAGATCAAAGCGAATATACCGATATTGAGAGATTTGGAAGATTCTTGAGGTTGAAAACCTATGCTCTTGGATCAACTATTGAGGTTAGTAATTTCTTCAACTATAAATTAAAACCATCAGAAAAGCCTGAACCTATTATTGCACCTGCATCCAAGGAGATGATTGAGTGTGAGGTGGAAAAACTTCAGAGTCGCTACCTGCTTTTTAAGAGTAAGAATTTTAGCGTGATTTGCGCACCTTCAGTTGAAATGCCTAATCTGATGACAGAAATCGGTCGTCTACGAGAGGAAACTTTTCGTGATGTAGGAGAGGGAACAAATCGTTCAATTGATATTGATGAATTTGACTTATACTACTGGCAACTATTTATATGGGATGAAGACGAGAAGAGGGTAGTTGGTGCCTATAGAGCTGGAAAAGGAAAAGAAATATTGGATAGATATGGTGTAAAGGGATTTTACATTAATAGTTTATTCAAAATTGACGAGAAATTCTCATTTATTCTTGAACAAAGCATAGAATTGGGTAGATCATTTATTGTAAAGGATTATCAGCGCAAACCATTACCCTTGTTTTTACTCTGGAAAGGAATTTTATATTTTTTGATAAAAAACCCAGAATATCGATATCTCATTGGTCCAGTAAGCATATCAAACAGGTTTTCCAGCTATACAAAAGGGTTGATAATTTCATTCATGAAGTCCAACTATTACAATCAGGATTTTGCTAGGTATATCAAACCACGAAACATGTTTCGTGTTCCTATAAACAAGGAGGACTACGATATTATATTCAATAATTGCAGTGATATAAGCAGACTCGATAACTTGATTAAAGATATTGAACCCGATGATTTTAGAATGCCTGTACTTTTGAAGAAGTATGTCAAGCTGAACGGGAAAATAATAAGTTTTAACGTAGATCCTAAATTTAACGATGCACTGGATGGTCTTCTTATCCTAGACCTATTTCAGGTGCCAATCGATACAATTACCTCTCTTTCAAAAGAGATTAATGACAAATCCCTACTCGATCGATTCAACTTATCCGATTATACTTTTGAAAAGGAAGAGGTTAAAAATATCTAAACACCCAATAACAATTTACTAATTATAAGGCAATTCTGATCATTTTCGATCACATGGATTGAGAACCCATTGCATTAGCAATAATTTCAATTACCATAAACTTTTATGGGTGATAGTATATGTTATATTGATAGATAGGTATTAAACTAATTAACCTGTGCACTGTCAAACAAATCAACCAAAACTAAATTGAAAAAACTATTTTATGAGAAAAATTCAAATTGTTACGTTGGTTCTCTGTCTTGGAATTCTTTTTTCCTGCAATAATGGACATAATAAGCCAACAGAAGCGGAATTAATTGAGCATGCGGTGGAATTACATAAAAAAATGGTAACTATTGATACTCATAATGACACCCCAATGAATTTTATTCGTCGTGGCTTTGATTTTAGTGGTGAAAAGAATACTGCCCGCGGAAGTCGTGTCGATTTACTTAGAATGGAAAAAGGAGGTCTTGATGCTGCATTCTTTGCAGTTTTTATTTCTCAAGGTGAGTGTACTCCAGATAAATACGAAAAGGTTAATAAGCGGGCTTTAGAAATACTTGATGCCGTTCATACACAGGTTGCTCATTTTCCAAACCGAGCGTCTATTGCAACAGATTCCTATGATATTTATAAACTAAAAAACGAGGGTAAGAGAGCAATTTATATTGGAATTGAAAACGGTTATCCGATTGGAACAGATATTTCTTTGCTAAAAAAATATTATGATCTTGGGGCAAGATATGTAACCCTTTGCCATACAAGAAATAATCAGATATGCACCTCATCAACAGATCCCGATACATTAAACAAAAATGGACTTAGTGAATTTGGTCGTGAAGTGGTTAAGGAGATGAATAGATTGGGGATGATTGTAGATGTTTCTCATATTTCCGATAAATCTTTCTATGATGTCCTCGAACTTTCATCGGCCCCAGTTATAGCATCCCATAGTTGTTCAAGAGCAATTTGCAATAACCCTCGTAATTTATCTGATGAGATGCTTTTAAAACTAGCAGCAAAGGGTGGTGTTGTTCAGATGTGTATACTTAGCGATTATGTTAAAAAAATCGAAAAAACGCCAAAGAGAGATAGCGCAAGAATGGCTCTAAGAAAAAAATATAACAATTTTCAGGATTTAACGGCACAACAGGATAGTCTAGCATCAATTGAGTGGCATGAAATAGAGGAAAAATACCCTCAAAAACTAGCCACAGTTTCTGATGTTGTAGATCACATCGATTATATGGTTAAAGTAATGGGTATTGAGCATGTTGGGATTGGAACCGATTTAGATGGAGGCGGTGGTGTTGATGGATGTAAGGATGCTTCGCAAATGATGAATATTACCGTTGAATTAATTCGAAGGGGCTATTCCGATGAGGATATCAAAAAGATATGGGGAGAAAATTTCTTAAAGGTTTTTAGAGAGGTTCAGTCATTTTCCAAGAATTAAATTTACATTGACATTAATCTCTAGTTAGGGTTGCACAAACTTTTGGCTATTTCCCAGTCCGGACTTATAAATTTGTTTCCATGAGAGAACTTCTAACTGAACGAAGAAAATTTAGTTTTCTTCATTCAGTTTTAATTAAATAAGCCAAAAGCAATGATATTCGGCATTTTAAGCGAAAGAATTTGGAATTAATCAGTATCCTATAAAATCCATATATTAGATAAATATCAGATATTCATAATATTAGCATATTAGGTTTGGAATTGTTAAAATAAGTGCCGTATATTTGTAAGGATAGTCTGGGACGATTATCAAATTAAACTTTATTAAAATAGTTTACTACATGGTGATTCGATCAGCTAAGTTCGTTATAAGTAGCCCTAGCATTGAGAAATGTCCAAAACCATCTTTACCGGAGTATGCATTTATTGGACGATCAAATGTTGGTAAGTCATCACTTATCAACATGATAACAGGTATTAAGACTCTTGCCAAAGTCTCCCAAACTCCAGGCAAAACACAAATAATCAACCACTTTTTGATTAACGAAAAGTGGTATATTGTCGATCTTCCTGGTTATGGGTATGCTAAAGTCTCAAAAACCTCAAGAAAACTTTTTTCAGGAATGATTACCAGTTACATACAAAATAGGGAGAATTTATACTGCCTATTTGTACTTATAGATTCAAGACTGGAACCTCAGAAAATTGACATAGAATTTATTAACTGGCTGGGAGAGAAAGAAATACCATTCGCGCTTATTTTCACCAAGACTGATAAAATAAATACTCCTACCCTGCAAAGTAACATAGCAATCTATAAAAAGGAAATATTAAACTATTGGGAGGAACTACCAAAAATATTTACATGTTCAGCGGTTACCCGCATTGGGCGTGATGAAATTATTGAGTACATAGAGGAGATAAATAAAGAGTCAAAAAGTATTCTTAAGGTGAATTAAAGGAAAAATTGCTATTTTTTTTTAATTTTGCGACCAGAAAACCTAGACAAACATTATTTTTATGCATACCCCTGATCATGCAATAAAATTCTTCACAGGTCGCAATTCTCGTTATCTTTCTGAGAGTATTGCAAAAAGTTTTGGTGTTGAAATGGGAAAATCCTCTGTTACCGTTTTTAGCGACGGTGAATTCAGCACTGCTTATGACGAATCTGTAAGAGGAGCAACCGTTTTTATTATCCAGTCAACTTTTCCTCCCACTGATAATCTTTTTGAGTTACTTCTAATGGTTGATGCGGCTCATAGAGCATCAGCTTATAAAGTTGTGGCTGTTTTACCATACTTTGGTTGGGCTCGTCAGGATCGAAAGGATAGACCCAGAGTGGCAATTGGTGCTAAGCTGGTTGCTAACCTTCTTTGCGCTGCTGGTGTGGACAGGGTAATGACAATGGATCTTCATGCCGATCAAATTCAAGGATTCTTTGATGTTCCTGTTGATCATCTTTATGCCTCCTCGATATTTGTTCCATATATCAAAAACCTAAACCTTAATAATATTGCAATCGCGGCACCGGATATGGGTGGTGCAAAAAGGGCCAATGCTTACGCTCGATTCTTAGATTCAACATTGGTGATCTGTCATAAGAATCGAGATAGAGCAAATCAGGTTGGCGAAATGACTGCTATTGGTGATGTTGAAGGAAAGAATGTTGTTATTCTTGATGATATGATTGATACTGCAGGAACAATAACAAAAGCAGCGGATATGATGATAGCCAAGGGCGCAATAAGTGTTAGAGCCGTTGCAACTCACGCCGTACTTTCTGGCCCGGCATATGAACGAATTGCTGAATCAAAGATTACAGAACTAGTTGTTACTGATACAATACCCCTACGTAAGGATAAGGATATTAGTAAAATCAGGGTTCTATCTGTTGCAGATCTTTTTGCCGATGTAATTAACAAAGTATACAACTACCAATCTATTAGCACAAAATTCATTATTTAATCTAAATAGATTAGTGATTTGATTTTTTGATGTTTGGTCACTATATTTGCAACCCAATTTTATCCCCTCAAGAATAATAACGTGATGGGGGGCTGACTAGAAGTTGAGGGGCAGCCCTGAGTAACGTTAATTATTAACTTTTTATAAAAATTTTAAAATGAAAACTATTGAAATTAAAGGTTCGTTGAGAAACGAAACAGGTAAGAAAGTGGCAAAAATTTACCGTAAGAATGAGCAGGTACCTGCAATTCTTTATGGTGGTGATACTAATATTATGCTGGTAGTGAACGAAAGAGATTTAAGGCCAATTATTTATACACCTGCCGTTCATATCGTAAATATTAACATTGACGGGAAAACTTATGAATCTATTGTAAAAGATATTCAATTTCACCCAGTATCAGATAAAATTCTTCATGTTGATTTTCTTCACGTTTTCGATGACAAGAAAGTTACTGTAGCATTACCAGTTTTATTAACTGGACTGGCTGAAGCTGCAAAACAAGGTGGAAAGGTGTTGCTTATTACTAGAAAACTTCGTGCTTGTGGATTCCCTCAAGAATTACCCGAAATGCTTGAAGTGGATATTACAAACCTTGGACTTGGTAAAACTATAATGGTAGGTGATTTAAGCTTTAAAAATGTTGAATTAGTAGATCTTAAATCTACAGTAGTTGCATCTGCACAATTAACAAGAGCTGCTAAGGGCACACAAACTGCTGAGGAAACTGCTGCTGCACCTGCTGCAGAAACTAAGGCATAAAGCACACAATTAAAACAATTAGGTTTTGAAATACTTAATTGCAGGGTTAGGTAATATTGGTTCAGAATATTCCAATACCCGACATAATATTGGGTTTATGGTATTGGACGCTCTTGTTAAGGCGTCCAATATTTCTTTTAAAGATACCCGTTACGGCTTTACCTCAGAGTTGAAACATAAGGGAAGAACTTTTATTCTTTTAAAGCCTTCAACCTACATGAATCTGAGTGGTAAGGCGGTTAGCTATTGGCTTCAGAAAGAAAAAATTCCCATTGAGAACCTATTAGTTGTTGTTGATGACATTGCCCTACCATTGGGTAGTTTACGCTTAAGAGCTGGCGGTAGCGATGGGGGACATAATGGACTAAAGAGCATCGATGGCATTCTTGAGACTCAGAATTATTCAAGGTTAAGATTTGGAATTGGAGGTAATTTTCCTAAGGGTTATCAGGTTGACTTTGTTTTAGGGGAATGGGATGATGAAGAGAAAAAAATACTCCCTGAGCGTATTCAAAAGGCCTATGAAATAATTTTCAGTTTCGGGACTATTGGAATTGAACGAACCATGAATTTCTATAACAAGAAAAAGAATGGAGAAGGAGAGCAATAATCGAATTGATAAATGGCTATGGTCTGTCAGAATTTTTAAAACACGTTCCATTGCCTCCGAATACTGTAAAAGGGGACGTGTTTTTGTTAAAGACAATCCTGTTAAACCATCCAAGGAACTGCATTTAAATGATATTGTTGTTGTTAGGAAGCTTCCAGTTACCTACTCGTTTTGTGTAAAGGGAATACCAAAGAATAGGATAGGGGCTAAACTTGTTCCTGAGTACGTTGAGAACATTACTTCAAAAGAAGAACTTCAGAAACTCGATCCCAATTTTATGGCATTCTATGGTAATCGTGAAAGGGGAGCAGGTAGACCTACAAAAAAAGAAAGACGATCTATTGATGATGCCCTTGCTCCATCTTTTGATGATTTTGATTGGGACGACGATCCTAATGATTAACTTTTGGACGAAAGGCAAAGAACAATCAAAACCATTTATTAACTAAGACTTATTCGATTGAACCTTAGTCTAGCGTAGGAATTTCAATTCATACCTCAAAGTATACCATATTATAATAGGTAGCATCCAATAATTTCGCCTATATAAAATCTATGAAAATCTTTTGATGGGTAAATCTTATCGATTAACGATTTATCAATGAAGTTTGATGATTTTAAGTCATCCGAATAAAGTTTTATGCAATCAATAGATAAGTATGCTTCCTTAAAAGTGATACTATTATTGGGTGTGATGACCGGATTTAGTCCTGCCTCTTTGACTTTGTCAAAATCACGCCCTGATTTTGTACCACAAAAGTTAAGCGCAGGTTTATATTCTTGGTTGAAGAAACAGACATTAAAAGAAGAATTTTCTTCGACAAACTTATATGTATAGCGTTGAGGGCGAATAAATATTGTAACAACTGCCTTATTCCAAAGAACACCCATACCACCCCAAGAAGCAGTCATCATATTGAAATGCTCTTTTGTTCCAGAGGTAATTAGCATCCATTTATTGTCAAGTAGGTTAAAAATATTCTCGTTGATCTTATATGGATCTAAATCAGTATAATCCTTAAGTGTTTCCATTAGATATATTTGTTTAACACCAAATCAATATTGGGGGATAAGAAAAAGATTGGAAAATTTTTTGTTTCAATAATATTCGTAGGTGTATTTGTAAAGAACCTTGTATTTGTAATCAGAGTAGTACGATTCAACCTCAGCTGGGTTTAACTTCTCATTGTATTTATAATTTTTACTAGATAAATCGCTTTGTATGCCATCGAACCATTTTTCTTCCAAAACATTTCCTTTTTCGTCGTATTTGTAAGCCCGACTCAATGTTTTGGATCCATCGGGATTAACCTGAATTATTTCAATAAGTTGATTCTTATTGTTGTACCTGTATTGAAATGTTTTTGAAATTTTACCCGAGTAATACTCTGAGGATGAAATAATATTGTTGTTTCCTCCAAATTCGAAAGTTGTACGAGAAACTTCTTTGCCTTTTGAGTCTTTTCTAGTTTCTTCAATAATATTGTCCTTGGTATCAGTTTTCCTAATAAGAGAATAATCAAGGTTTTTCCCTTGTCTTAAAATGCTAATAGTTTGTACATTAACATTATATGATGATTCCCATTTTTCATTTATCGAATTATCAGCATTATATTTTGTAATGTCTTTTGTTTTTCCATCAGGTAGATAATTGTAAATAATCCGATAATTGGTTATTCCATCGAAACCAGTTTCAATTTTTTTATTCCCTTTACCATCGTAAGTAAAATTCTGCTTATAAGTTAATTCGATTTCGGATTTATCTCTTTTTTCAAATTTCTGATATTCAATTCGATTATTATTTTTATCGTATTTATATAAAAGCTTCGAGGAGATTTGCCCAGTTGATTTATAGTTAATCACCTCAATAACATTTCCTCTTTCATCAAATTTGCTTTCTGTTGTAATGTAACCTTTAGTGTTTACTTTGCCTTGAGAGTACTTATATGTCCATTGATTTGATTTTAAAATCTTGCTATTTGCAATACGAACTCTCTCCTTATCATCTGGTTTGCTTTGTGGATAAAGGGATAAGCAAAATGTAAAAAACAAAATGGTTATTGCGAATTGTTTCATCTTTATATACCAAATATTATGTCAATAATTTAAACATCACACAATTATAACTAAAATTATTGAGATTAAAGTATGGAGAACTTATATATTGTGAGTTTAATAATTCTTGAACAGAAAGAATATTAATCCTCATCAGTCTCTTCTTCTTCGGTCATCACTGGGATGGTTACGCCAAGAATAAAGAAATATCGCTGATTATCGTATGGTACAAAATGATAGTAAAGTTTTTTACCTGACTTACGAGCAATATCAATTAGACCAAGACCAGCTCCCCCTTTTTCATTAAGTTCCCCTTCAATCATCTGCTTTAAAAATAAATGCTTTAAGTCTTTAGGACTTGATGAATTGAGTTTCTCTAATCTACTTTCAAGAACGATCATTTTTTCATTTTTAACCAGATTGCCGGTTATAACATAAAATGAATCTTTGTTTTCTCCAACGATAAAAAGACCATTGCCAATCTGTTTTTCTTTTTCATCGTAATCATCTGAATGCTTAGTAATATTTTGCAAACATTCTATCATTACATGAAAAACTCTCTTGCGAGTGGGGGTGGAAATATTTTTTTCAGCGATTTTACGATTAGCCATAAAAGCAAACGAACGCATGATCTGGTGATTCATCTCCCCCTTGTAAATCAAGGGAAAACCACTAGATGCCATCTCGCTAGTCAGGGTCGATTTTATGAAGTAAATTACGTTATCCATCGAATGATGAAATTAAAAAAAAATCTAGATATAAACCAAACAAGTACCAAAATTTCTTAGTTTATTTTATAGAATGACATTAATTTGAATTGAATCACACTTTTTATTTAGCTAACGTTAATAAATCTATTTTAGAAAAACCTCCAATATTGTTGCTGATCTCAGCGGATTAAGAGATACTATTTTTAAATCCGCAGGTATTAAAACGGTTTCTCCTTTAACCAAATGCTCACCTGCTTCCTCTCCGTAAACTATGTCAAGTTCTCCGTCAAGGCATAAATATATAACAAATGAATCTAGTAAATGGTAATCTTTTTCAATAGGTTTGTTGAAAATAAGACGATTCACATCAAAAAAAACGGAGTTAATCAGTTCGGTTGACTCATTTTTTTCTAAGGGTTTTGTGAATTTATAGCTATCATATTTATTGAAATCAATAACATCTAGAGCTAAATCAGTGTGTAACTCCCTTGGTTTACCATTTTTATCGACTCTGTCCCAATCAAAAATACGGTAAGTAATATCAGAAGCCTGTTGGATTTCAGCCAGTAAAATGCCTTTGCCAATGGCATGGATTCTTCCAGATGGGAGGAAGAAAATATCGTCCTTGGATGCTTGTTCAACATTAAGTATATCTTTTAAAGTGTGGTTAATTAAATGCTCTTGATACTCTTTTTTTGTAACATTACGGTTAAAGCCAGTAATAATTTGCGAGTTCGGTTCGCTTTCTAGCACGTACCACATTTCGGTTTTACCAAAGGCATGATGCCTTCTCATTGCAACCTCATCATTGGGATGCACCTGAATTGAGAGGGTATCAGTTGCATCGATAAGTTTTATTAGGATTGGGAATTCGTTTCCAAATTTGTTGTAAACTTTATCCCCAACTATATCTCCCATATAAACCTCAATAACCTCTTGAAGGTTATTTCCCGCTAAAAAACCATTGGATACAACAGATAAGTTCTCTTGAATAGATGATATTTCCCAACTTTCAGCACAAAGAGATATACTAGATGGTATTTTCTTGTTTAGGTTGTTTTTTAATTTTGCCCCCCCCCAGATATACTCCTTATATATAGGCTCAAATTTTAAGGGATATAAATTACTCATTAGTTTTTTATTAAAAATGGTATAACAAATTAATTTCTTGCAAAATTAGTTAATGGATAAAATTAAAAAAGATTTGTAATTTAGCCATTCCTAAAATGGCTTACAAAGTTACAAAAATTAAAGATTTTTAAAAATGCTTGTAGTTGGTATTGCTGGTGGAACTGGATCTGGAAAAACAACCGTTGTAAATAGGATAGTTAACCTATTGCCTCCCGGAGAGGTAGTTGTTATCCCTCAGGATTCTTATTACTATGATAGTTCTCATTTACCCATTGAGGAAAGGCAGGAGATTAATTTTGATCACCCTTCATCAATTGAGTTTGAGTTGCTAAACGAACATGTTAAGCAATTGAAAAATGGTTATCCAATTGATCAACCTATTTATTCATACCTTACTTGTACTCGGGCCAAAGAAACTTTACCTATCATCCCTCGGCATGTAATTATTATTGAAGGAATTCTCGTCCTTACTAATCCGGATTTGCGAGATTTAATGGATGTAAAGGTATTTGTAGATGCTGATGCTGATGATAGGCTTTCTAGAGTTGTATGTCGTGATATTATAGAACGTGGTCGTTCTGTTAACAAGGTTCTTGAGCGGTATGAGAAAACTGTTAAACCAATGCACCTTCAGTTCATTGAACCAACTAAACGTTATGCTGATATTATAGTTCCTCAAGGAGGAAATAATTCGGTAGCCATAAACATTCTTGCATCTCTAATTGAAAAAACATTGCGAAGTCACGGTTTAACTTAAAATGTTATGCTGAAAGATATAAGACAGGAGGATGTGCTTTTTTTAGATATTGAAACAGTACCTCAATATGCTACTTACGATGAAATGCCAGAAAACCTCAAGCATTTTTGGAATAAAAAAGCCAATAATTTGGTGAAGGAAAATGAAACACCTGATAGTATATTTAGTAGATCTGGTATTTATGCAGAGTTTGGCAAAATAATCTGTATTTCTGCGGGTTTTATAGTACAACGTAATGGAACAAAATACTTTAGGGTTAAATCGTTTTATGGAGATAATGAAAAGGAGATTTTAAGCGGTTTTGCTATGATGTTAAGTAGATTTGGGGCTAAACCCAAATCCAATATATGCGCCCATAATGGTAAGGAGTTTGATTTTCCATACATCTCTCGTAGAATGCTATTAAATAAAGTTGAACTCCCGAATTTACTAGATGTTGCCGGGAAAAAACCCTGGGATGTTAAGTTCCTTGATACTATGGAACTATGGAAATTTGGTGATTATAAGAGTTATACATCTCTGGATCTTCTTGCGAATATCTTTGAAATACCATCACCTAAGGATGATATTGATGGCAGTCAGGTAGCTGAGGTGTTTTATGTACAAAAAGATATTGAAAGAATAGTAAAGTATTGCGAAAAGGATGCGTTAGCTGTTGCTCAGCTTTTCTTGCGTTACAAGAATGAACCAATCATAGATGCTGAGAGTATAGAAAGAGTTCTTGAATAGTATGATAATTTCTTAGTGGTCTAGGAAGTGATTAATCTCCATTAAAAACTCTGTTGGCTTTTCAGCATGAACCCAATGGCCTGCATTTTCTATTGTTACTAGTTTTGATTCCGGAAAAATTTTCTTGATTTCCTCCACTCTACTATAAGGTATATAGTTAGATTGCTCTCCTTTAATGAAGAGTGTTTTGATTTTGCTATGAATTTCCTTATTGGCTGGGTTTATTCCTTCCAATAGTGAATCAATACTTGAGGCAATAGCGGGAAGATTAAATCGCCAACTAAATGAGCCATTATCTTCTCTTTTTAAATTTTTCAGCAAAAATTGTCTTACTTTTTCTGATTTAACAAAGTATGAGAGTTTTTCATCAGCCTCTGCTCTTGTTGAGATTGTATTAATAGGTATAGACAATAATCCTTGTAATATTTGATGATGTTCAGTGTCAAGTTGCTTTAATGAGTTATTTTCATTGAGATAACTCCAAGGGGCAATATCTACAACTACTAATGAAGAAATTTTTTCAGGGTGATCAATTGTAAACCGCATTGCAACTTTTCCACCCATTGAATGTCCTATTAGGTTGGCTTTTTCTATTTGCAGATTGTCAAACAGTTCAAATAAATCATTTGATAGCGCTTTATAATTATGTTCATTGGAATGTGGACTTTGCCCGTGATTTCGTTGATCAACCAGAATAGCCCTAGAATGAGACCCTAATTCTTTGCCAATGGTAACCCAATTATCGGATGAGCCATATAATCCATGGAGTATGATTATTGGAAACCCTTGACCAAACTCTCTATAAAATAATTTCACCTATCGGATTTGTTTTAAATACATCTGGATGGTATTCTCAAGACCAAAGTACAAAGAATCAGCGATTAGGGCATGTCCAATAGATACCTCAAGTAGATTAGGTATGTTTTTAGCAAAGAAATTAAGATTTTCAAGATTTAAATCATGGCCTGCATTTAATCCTAAACCAACTTTTTTTGCTGCTTCGGCAGCAATGATAAAAGGTTCAATGGCTAATTGCTGGTTAGTGTTAAATGAAGATGCATAGGGCTCAGTGTAGAGTTCAACTCGCTCGGTGCCAGTATCTGCAGCATGTTTTACCATCTCGGGATCAGGATCAACGAAAATAGAGGTACGAATGCCATTTTTCTTAAAAGTTGAAACAACTTGTTTTAGGTAATCCTTATTTTTGATAGTATCCCAACCTGCACTGGAAGTCAGAGCATTGGGGGGGTCAGGAACAAGTGTTACCTGATGAGGATGTACGCTAAGTACAAGTTGGATGAATGAATCAGAAGGATAACCTTCTATGTTAAACTCAGTGGTTATTATGGGTTTAATATCATGAACATCCTGATAGCGAATATGACGTTCATCTGGACGGGGGTGAACAGTAATGCCTTCAGCGCCATAACTCTGACAATCCACAGCGATTTTAAAAACATTTGGTATATTGCCACCACGAGCATTTCTTAAGGTTGCAATTTTGTTAATATTAACACTTAACCGGATCATAATGCCAATTTTTCGAATTACATTTGTACAAATGTAGTTGTTTTTCCAAACGCTTTGAAGCTATGCTAGCAAAAGAAATGATATCAGAAATAATTCCAGCGCTAAAAACTTCGGATACAGGAATTACAGCCTTAAATTGGATGGATGTTTTCAAAGTTTCACACCTTCCAATTGTTAACGACAAGGAGTTTTTGGGTCTTATTTCCGAAATTGATATCTTCGATATGAATATGCCTGAAGAATCACTTGGAAATCATCAACTTTCTCTCTTAAGGCCTTATGTGATTGAAAATCAGCATATATTTGAAGTCATGGAAGTTGCATCAAAGCTCAAACTTTCAATTATTCCTGTGCTTGATGTGCAAAAAAACTATTTGGGAGTTATTACTATCATGGAGTTGTTGCAACATTTCACTGAATTCTC
This window of the Bacteroidales bacterium genome carries:
- a CDS encoding YihA family ribosome biogenesis GTP-binding protein, producing MVIRSAKFVISSPSIEKCPKPSLPEYAFIGRSNVGKSSLINMITGIKTLAKVSQTPGKTQIINHFLINEKWYIVDLPGYGYAKVSKTSRKLFSGMITSYIQNRENLYCLFVLIDSRLEPQKIDIEFINWLGEKEIPFALIFTKTDKINTPTLQSNIAIYKKEILNYWEELPKIFTCSAVTRIGRDEIIEYIEEINKESKSILKVN
- a CDS encoding membrane dipeptidase, whose amino-acid sequence is MRKIQIVTLVLCLGILFSCNNGHNKPTEAELIEHAVELHKKMVTIDTHNDTPMNFIRRGFDFSGEKNTARGSRVDLLRMEKGGLDAAFFAVFISQGECTPDKYEKVNKRALEILDAVHTQVAHFPNRASIATDSYDIYKLKNEGKRAIYIGIENGYPIGTDISLLKKYYDLGARYVTLCHTRNNQICTSSTDPDTLNKNGLSEFGREVVKEMNRLGMIVDVSHISDKSFYDVLELSSAPVIASHSCSRAICNNPRNLSDEMLLKLAAKGGVVQMCILSDYVKKIEKTPKRDSARMALRKKYNNFQDLTAQQDSLASIEWHEIEEKYPQKLATVSDVVDHIDYMVKVMGIEHVGIGTDLDGGGGVDGCKDASQMMNITVELIRRGYSDEDIKKIWGENFLKVFREVQSFSKN
- a CDS encoding lysophospholipid acyltransferase family protein; its protein translation is MNLFDREELKRATNLKIGGNSIARLLMILLRLNKVNQLYTKIANKQGLEFLDSALDSIQVKYEINPEELKRIPKTGPFIAISNHPYGGIDGMLSIKLMVETRPDFKNLGNYLIQKIPQLQEFIIPVDPFEGKNNKFNSVGGIKTALNHIKEGKALGIFPAGEVSTYHNNEDEGAVDRQWQLSMIKFIRKAEVPVVPIFFQGTNSRLFHLLGLIHPSLRTAKLPSEMLNKRNKVIKIRIGNPISVQDQSEYTDIERFGRFLRLKTYALGSTIEVSNFFNYKLKPSEKPEPIIAPASKEMIECEVEKLQSRYLLFKSKNFSVICAPSVEMPNLMTEIGRLREETFRDVGEGTNRSIDIDEFDLYYWQLFIWDEDEKRVVGAYRAGKGKEILDRYGVKGFYINSLFKIDEKFSFILEQSIELGRSFIVKDYQRKPLPLFLLWKGILYFLIKNPEYRYLIGPVSISNRFSSYTKGLIISFMKSNYYNQDFARYIKPRNMFRVPINKEDYDIIFNNCSDISRLDNLIKDIEPDDFRMPVLLKKYVKLNGKIISFNVDPKFNDALDGLLILDLFQVPIDTITSLSKEINDKSLLDRFNLSDYTFEKEEVKNI
- a CDS encoding aminoacyl-tRNA hydrolase; translation: MKYLIAGLGNIGSEYSNTRHNIGFMVLDALVKASNISFKDTRYGFTSELKHKGRTFILLKPSTYMNLSGKAVSYWLQKEKIPIENLLVVVDDIALPLGSLRLRAGGSDGGHNGLKSIDGILETQNYSRLRFGIGGNFPKGYQVDFVLGEWDDEEKKILPERIQKAYEIIFSFGTIGIERTMNFYNKKKNGEGEQ
- a CDS encoding ribose-phosphate pyrophosphokinase, giving the protein MHTPDHAIKFFTGRNSRYLSESIAKSFGVEMGKSSVTVFSDGEFSTAYDESVRGATVFIIQSTFPPTDNLFELLLMVDAAHRASAYKVVAVLPYFGWARQDRKDRPRVAIGAKLVANLLCAAGVDRVMTMDLHADQIQGFFDVPVDHLYASSIFVPYIKNLNLNNIAIAAPDMGGAKRANAYARFLDSTLVICHKNRDRANQVGEMTAIGDVEGKNVVILDDMIDTAGTITKAADMMIAKGAISVRAVATHAVLSGPAYERIAESKITELVVTDTIPLRKDKDISKIRVLSVADLFADVINKVYNYQSISTKFII
- a CDS encoding 50S ribosomal protein L25, with the translated sequence MKTIEIKGSLRNETGKKVAKIYRKNEQVPAILYGGDTNIMLVVNERDLRPIIYTPAVHIVNINIDGKTYESIVKDIQFHPVSDKILHVDFLHVFDDKKVTVALPVLLTGLAEAAKQGGKVLLITRKLRACGFPQELPEMLEVDITNLGLGKTIMVGDLSFKNVELVDLKSTVVASAQLTRAAKGTQTAEETAAAPAAETKA